The genome window agaacatcacgtgaggccaggagttccagatcagcctgggcaacatggtgagaccccacttttacaaaaaaataatcagttgggtgcggtggtgcactcctgcagtcctagctacttaggaaggagaggtaggaggatcacttgagcctcagagtNNNNNNNNNNNNNNNNNNNNNNNNNNNNNNNNNNNNNNNNNNNNNNNNNNNNNNNNNNNNNNNNNNNNNNNNNNNNNNNNNNNNNNNNNNNNNNNNNNNNAAATATAACAGAAAACACTTTGAAATGCCAACATAAGTCGAGCTGATGCATTACAAACCAAATTTTGTCTCTGTGTTTCCATGACATTTTCCTACAGTTTACTAATTCAACCCAACAGACATCAGTTAAAAATATCAACAGACTGTGAGAATAAGACATTTCCTATGACAAATACTAAAAAAGTTATGTTGCATTTGAACATCGATTTCTGAAGAGTTTTAAAGTAAAATGCTTATGTTGTATTAACATTAACAAAACTTACATATACGTTGTATTAACGTAAGAAAAAAGCCTGGATTTTCTGCCAACGTGTCCGGTAACTAGTGCTTTCTTTCCCATATATATTTTGTGTCCACTAAAGATAAACCATCTACCAAGATTATTTTTCTACTGTATTTAATCTCTAATTTTATACCTGACTTAAGAGCAAcaacaattataaaattcaaaCACTGCAGAAGGAACCCACCACTAGCCACCCACTATCCATCACAATTCTATCAGTGTACCCTGCGTACCCAAGACAATAGCTATGCTTACGACCAGGAttctaaaatttagttttatctGCCCACGCAACATGAAGCCATTTCTTCACATGTACCATTATAGCTTTCTGCCACAGTAAGAATACAAACTAACATTTGTATACTTCAAGTTTACAAAGCATCACTTCCACTTACCCACAGTATCAGCATAAAAAGGCTATGAGAAAGTATAGATCACTGTTACCATGCTCAGCCCCAATGTACAGAAGAGGGAAAATGAGACTTAAAGAGGTCAAATGACTTACCCTAGGTTACCCAGCTCATAGCAAGCATAGACAAGGTACAAATTCTGACTTTCGCACACTAGAGATTGCGAGCAGTGGCTCAGGTCACTGCTGTGGCTCACTCtgtgaggccgaggtgagcaaattgtttgagcccaggagttcaagaccagcctggataacagggCGAAAcgcttgtctctactaaaaatataaaaaattagccaggcaaggtggcacgaGCCTGAAGTCCCAGTTTGGAAGGCTGAcataggagaatcacctgaacccaggaagtcaaggctgcagtgagccgtgatagccccactgcactccagcctgggcaatcagaGCAaaatcctgaggaaaaaaaaaaaaacgaaacccGTATCAGTGTAACAATGAATGTGTTTAATGTTAGCGCTAGGTAATTCTTGGGGTTACCTTTTCAGTTTCTAAAGTCTCAACATGAATGCCTTTCGGAtacctaaagaaaagaaaaacatgtaatcAGTAGATGAGTCAATGACAGCTAAATCCCAAAGTATTTTATAAGCAACTATCCAGCTATAAATTAAGTAACGTAAGTTTTATTAATAATGAAAGAATTATCACTACAATGAAGACTTTAtagcacatttattttataacGTTTCAGCTGCTAAATGTTTCCTTACCCTTGCTCTTAAACACATAAACATGGATTTgactttcaaattaatttttttaggacttaggcattttctttctttctttttttttttttttgagatagagtcttgctctgtcgcccaggctggagtgcagtggcgcaatctctgctcactgcaagctctgcctcctgggttcacaccattcttctgcctcagcctccagagtagctaggactacaggcgcgcgccaccaagCCCCGctaatcttttgcatttttagtagagacaggatttcactgtgttagtcagggtggtctcaatctcccgactttgtgatccgcccgccttggcctcccaaagtgttgggattacaggggtgagccactgcgcccggccaggacttaGGCATTTTCTAAAATGTCCTACATCTCAAAATACAGTCAACTCATTACCACAGAGTCAAATCTTTCTtccaaatacaaaaatgtttcctAACTGAAATTGTGaaagtcttattttatttatttatttatttatttattttttgagatggagtcttgctctgccacctaggctgaagAACCgagccacaatcttggctcactgcaacctctgccttccaggttcaagtgattctcccgcctttgcctcccaaatagctgggattacaggcatgtgccaccatgcccagctaaattttgtatttttagtacagatggggtttcaccatgttggccaggctggtcttgaactcctgacttcaggtgatctgcccacctcggcctcccaaagtgctaggattataggagtgagccaccacgcccgacctgaAAGTCTTTTTAGATTGCACGGGGCATATAAAGAGGAGGTTTTAGACGGCCAACTCTGCTGTAGTTTTGCATGGTATTAACAGTTTGCATCAGCCAACAAGGAGAAGGATGTGGAATGCAGCTGCAGTAGGCTGCAAGGACGACATGACAGGAAGGGAGTGTGGGCATGGGCAAACTAAACAGCCCTTTCCTATTGTGTTCAAAGTATATTCCCAGTATACATGTCACCAGTAGATTCCAATGGAAGAACAAGGTCCCCAAAGTCAAATGGAAATGTCCACCTGTCTATGTCAATGTTCAATTTCTGAATTGAAGACCCACCTGCAAACACAAGGAAACCAAGGGAAACATCCttggaaaaatacacacacaaacgtCTGGATGTTATTTCAGGGGATTCACAGACCTCCTGAAACCCATCCATAGTCTTACCCTAAGTTAAGAACTCTTGCTTTACCAAAAGCATTCATCTGAGTATTTCCTAGGTCTGAAAACCAAATATTCATTGTATACCCCCAAAGGACAAAAACACTACCAATCCATAGCTTAATGGATGCACCAAagtgataattattttaagaagccTTAAAGCATCtgttaaaaaacaataacaaaagaaaattaagtgagTAGTTCAACTTAAGAAAGCAGGGGAACTTGGTGGGGTCAAATCACTGAGAACCGCAGaatttcaaaaaggaaatgagagctAAGAGATTATATTTCGTCTTTAAATCCTGGGTCCCCCACAGAGCTCCTGTATACAATATAAATACTTACTTCCAGCTCAAAGTCTGATAAATTAGTTTTCTTTGGAacctataaaaacaaaagaaaaggtatCGATTTTGGCTCATTAGAAGTAAATCCGAACTGATCAAGCATTTGTTGAGAAGGATTTCACTTTAAAAAGAGACTTCATTAGAACTGACAGGTAATTTGCAAACAAAAATAGGCAGGTTAGTTGACATGGGGGGAATTCCTCATCACTTgtcttctaaaattttctttaatattatacTGCTTTTATTGAAGAGGTAGAAGTTCTTGTCTAATCAAAATATTGCTTCCTGCAGCTGCATAAAGAGAGTTTTAAAGTAGACAGATGCATTAAAATACTTTTGTGAAGCTCCTcacaaagtaaaaggaaaaaaagacaatcacGTTATTGACTCTTTGAAAtgctaatgttttttaaatgcagagAGAAATTAAAAGGGTAGAAGTAGCCTGAAagtgaattctttcttctgaagccTTCATGTACTAAGCACTCCTCAAGGCCAAAGTAATTATGCCACTCTTGGGCATAACTGAAAGTCAAGGTTGCACAACAGTGTTCTCCGCTCCAGGTACAGGACAAAGCATTCATTCAGTGTCTCAGTATACACAGTTATCCCCACTGTGTAATGCTAAAGTTAGTGCTTAATTCTTGAGAACatactaataataaaaagaccCTTTATaaaggtgtttttaaaagactaaatgcATCAAATGCCACAAATCATCTACCTTTCCGAAAAAAGAACATGCAGAAATGTTCAGGACAACTAACCCGGTACATGGCTCTAAATTCAAGTTCTTGTTTTCTTCACTTTGTAATAAatcttctattttctctctgaGGAATAGATAGACCATGACCATCAGTACCTTTAAGGAATTAAGTCATCAACCAAGAAAATAATCACAACCAAAAACATTCTAAATATAAGAATGTGTGACAATGTAATTCTACCAAATTACCCTATAACTTTTAGctcaaagactttttttaaaatgctttattttgacCTAGGCATAGaatagcactctgggaggtcgaggttggggggatcacttgagcccaggagtttgagaccagcctgggcaatatactgaGAGCccctcactacaaaaaataaattttaaaaattcactgggcatggtgcagtgtaactgtggtcccagctactccagaagctgaggtgggacaatcgcctgagcctgggaagttgaggctgcagtgagccatgatcacaccactgcactccagccttggcaacagagcgagaacctgtttcaaaaaataaataaaattttttaagaaagctttatTTGGCATATTTTGGGGGGAAGAGGGTTACTGTTGTTATTAATTAGTGACAACTTCTCAAGGACTCGTCAGTACAAGTGATTTAATTTTTGACTTTCCCAGTAAAATGGTTACACCAACAACTAAGCTAAGCAAGACCAGACACTTGTCCAAGATCCCATCTGCTTGTTAGCACCTTTACTGCAAGCAAAGAGAACATGGACATGCTGCCAACTGGATAAGCCTGATCCACTACTCTGCCTTCAAGGATATCGGACAGTGGCTGTCAGGTATTGAGTCCATGCAAGTTTTAGAAGTCAGTTGattagtatttaaaaaacaagaaaaggggccaggcaatggctcaggcctataatcccaacactccaggaggccgaggcaggaagatcccttgagctcaggagtttgacaccagcctgggaaacacagtgagatccatctctatttaattaaaaaaaaaagtccacacaGGTCTGCCCACGTACAGAAATCTCGTGCCTAGTAACATGTAGCAAGTCCGAGTACAATACATGGAACTCTATTTACAATTTGTTGCTGTTGCACAAATTTGAATATGCTGGctaggcatgctggctcatgcctataatcccaacactttgggaggctgaggcgggcggatcacttgaggccaggagttcaagaccagcgtggccaacatggcaaaacctcggctctactaaaaatataaaaattagctgggtgtggtggcgcacgcctataatcccagctactcgggaggctgaggcacaagaattgtttgaacctgggaggcagaggttgcagtaagccaggattgcaccattgcactctagcctgggcaacagagcaagattgtctcaaaaaaaaaaaaaaaatttttttttaatatgccaCAATTACATCCTGCTATTCACAACATCACACCTGTGTGTGTACTATGTTTGCAAAGTACAGGTTTGAGATATACATGACTGTCATGCCCCAATATACAGCACACAATGCACGTTTAGTTTTAGTTTAGGAACTTACACCACTTGGtcaataaatttcttttgatCCTCAGGAATCGTGACAGGACATTTTGAAGTGTTAGGAGATACGTAGGACAGAGCTCCTGCACCATTCGCCTGTGAACGTTTTTCATCATACTGCTCTCTTAactgtctttcttcttcctgatttaaataTGGAATTCCTaagcatgattttaaaaagaacacattAGCAGAAGTAACTGTCTAACATAAAATTTGTTTAACAAACCAAAGAGTCTGAATTACTCAGGAAAGATTTACCATATttaactacatctcaaaaaatgaatagaaaggcaagtgattttgaaatgtgtttatcattcatccattcattcaatcttctttcaagaaatatttatctgGCACTTACGCTTTGCCAAAGCATTATATTAGGCACTGGGGAATGAACAGTGACAAGCTGATGCATCCTTCTCTGTAGTAAAGGGAACTACTTCTGACAAGATAATCAGGAAAGTAAGGGAAAACCCAAAGGATGAGAATAATTCGGATATGAAAGGAGCTAGGGGAAGAATCCTTCCAGTAGGGGAAACAAGTATGAATATTCAGAAGATGGCAATGGCTAGGACTGTTCCAGGAGCAGCAAGGAGCTGGTGTAGCCAGACGTCATGAGCAAAAATGGAATGGTACAGCATCAGACTGGAGTATGGAGCAAGATTCTGCAGGCCCTCACAGGCCAGGGTAAGAAATGCacattatggccgggcgcggtggctcacgcctgtaatcccagcactttgggaggccgagatgggcggatcactaggtcaggagatcgagaccatcctggctaacatggtgaaaccccgtctctactaaaaaaatacaaaaaactagccgggcaaggtggcgggcacctgtagtcccagctactcaggaggctgaggcagaagaatggcgtaaacccggaaggcagagcttgcagtgagctgagatccggccactgcactccagcctgggccacagagcaagactccatctcaaaaaaataaataaataaataaatgcacattaTTCTAACAGTGACTGGACAACATTAGAAGATTTTAAGCAAGATAATTACCTTACCTGCATAATGCTTAAAAGGCCATGACAACTACTCTGAGAGTGGAAGTTGGGAAACAAGTTAGGAGTAATTATCCAGGCAAGAGACAAGAGCTGGATCAGAGGTcagcaaattttttcttttgttttgttttaagacaaagtcttactctgtcacccaggctggtgagcaagggcacaatctgagctcactgcaacctctgcctcccgggttcaagcaattcttctgtcagcctccggagtagctgggattacaagagtgcgccatcacaccaggctaattgttgtattttcagtagagacagagtttcgccatgttggccaggctggtttcgaactcctgacctcaccgcccacctcagcctcccaaagtgctgggattacaggagggagtcaccgccaccacgcccggccagcaaactttttcttaaaaggcTTGATGGTAAATGTTTTAGGCTTGTGGGCCATGGGGGTCTCTGTTGCAATACTCAGCCCTGCTGTTgtggcacaaaagcagccatacacAGAATGTACATGTACGGGGATAGCTGTAGTCCAACAAATCTTATTTACAAAACACGGAGCAAGCAGTGGGCTGTCGTTTGTAACCCTGGCGTTGACTACAGAGATGGCAGGGTAGATGGAGACAGTGATTTTCTAGACATAAGAGGTAACATTTACTGATATCCTGGAGATGAAGGATAAAGGGAAAGGCAAAATCAGGAAAAACACCttgcagctgggtgcagtggctcatgcctgtaatccaaccactttgggaggcctgggcgggtggatcacgagatcaagagatggagaaaatccaggccaacatggtgaaacaccatctctactaaaaatacaaaaattagctaggcatggtggcgcatgcctgtagtcccagctatttgggaggctgagggaaaagaatcgcttgaacccaggaggcagaggttgcagtgagccgagatagtgccaccgcACGTCAGCctggtgactgagcgagactccatctcaaaaaaaaaaaacaaaaacaaaaccttggtCTTTGGTTCAAGCAATTGGGAAGATGGTAGGGCCACTAACTGATGTGAAGACAAAGAGGAGAAAACTAGGTATTGGGGTCCAAGGAGTGAAAATCAAAAGCTACCTTTTGgacatactattttttttcttttttttttaggacgaagtcttgctctgtcacccagcctggaatgcaatggcacaatctcggctcactgcaacctccacctctcaggttcaagtaattctcctgtctcagcctcccaagttgatgggactacaggcacccaccaccacagccagctaatttttgtatttttagtagagacaagggttcaccatgttagccaggctggtcttgaactcctgacctcaggtgatatgcccatctcagcctctcaaagtgctgggattacaggcatgagccactgcgcccggccacggACATATCAAATCATCTAAGGGTATACGCAAATTAAAACTTGCAGTTACAAGCCTATAGCTCAAGAGAAAGGTGTCGAAATAGAAATGTAGTTATCACTGGGATATGGGTGGTATTAAAAGCCATGGGGaccaggtgcagttgctcatgtctgtaagcccagcactatgggaggctgaggcaggcagatcacctgaggttgggagttcaagaccagcctgaccaacatggagaaacgctgtgtctactaaaaatacaaaattagccaggcatggtggcacatgcctgtaatcccaggtactggtgaggctgaggtaggagaatcgcttgaacccaggaggcggaggttgcggtgagccgagattgcgtcattccactccagcctgggcaacaagagcgaaactccgtctcccagaaaagaaaaaaaaacaccatggGAGGCCGGGAgcctggctcatgcctataatcccagcacttcaggaggctgaggagggcggatcacttaagatcaagagtttaagatcagcctgttCAATATGGAGCAGAGCCTGTTCAAAATGCCCTCTCtatcaaaaagtacaaaaatttgccacgcatgatggcacgcgcctgtagtcccaggtactcaggaggctgaggtgggagaatcacgtgaatctgggaggtggtggttgcaagtgagccaagatcacaccactgcactccagcctgggcaacagggtgagactgtctcaaaacaacaataacaacaaagccACGGGACACTAAGGAATTTGTAGAAAGAACAATGAATGCACAAAACCACCATCTGTCAACGATAATTGCTTAAAGCAAGAAttatcaatggatgctaaaactaaCTGGCAAAAAAAGTGGTCCAAGTTAACATTACCAGTAACAGGACAAATGACATCATGTGCCTCCTGGCATGATACACGGAGAACAATACACACAAAGGAGAAGCAGGGAAGGCAATAGATAGTGAAAAAGCAATGTAAGTCAACAGATTGCTGAAATAGGTACCAGAGCAAGTGAATT of Rhinopithecus roxellana isolate Shanxi Qingling chromosome 20, ASM756505v1, whole genome shotgun sequence contains these proteins:
- the LOC115895168 gene encoding poly(A)-specific ribonuclease PARN-like — protein: MDFFLFQFGLCTFKYDYTDSKYITKSFNFYVFPKPFNRSSPDVKFVCQSSSIDFPASQGFDFNKVFRNGIPYLNQEEERQLREQYDEKRSQANGAGALSYVSPNTSKCPVTIPEDQKKFIDQVVEKIEDLLQSEENKNLNLEPCTGFQRKLIYQTLSWKYPKGIHVETLETEKVTPRIT